The genomic stretch CGGGTGCTGTCCGTGATGACTTCTTCCAGGTGCCCCAGCAGGGCGGTCCACCGGAAACTATCCTGCCTCAGCATGGCGTTGGCCCAGGCGATTTCCTGTCGCATAGCCACCAACTCGCTCGTGGTCTGTTTGGCGTTTTTGTCCTTTTTCAGATACCCCAGGGTTTCACGAACTTCGGTCAGGTGCGTTTCGGCCTGGCTCTGTCTTGCCAGTAGCGAAAAGAGAGCGCGCCCATTGAGAATGAGCAGCAGTAGAAAGAGAACCGTGAGTACGGTGTAAAGCGCATTAAGGCCTCGACGATTGATATAGGAATGGCTGGCGAGATTGATTTGTGGTTTCATCAAAAGCCTCACATCATGCGTTCGGCAGCGCCGATGGCGGCAGCCAGATCCTGGGGATGGGTGAGGGCCGAGATGGAACCCATGCGATCGACATGGGGGTCGAGAAGTATCGGCTCCCGGCCAAAGGCCGAGCGGATAGCGTCGGACAACTCGTCCCTGTTCGGCCAGTTGGTGTGCAGATAGACAGCAGCCCGGCTGGCCTTGGGAAAATCTTTGGCACAGCCGACCAAGGTTCTGAGCAGTTCCTGGAAGAGGGTTTCGGTGGAAGGTTCGACGTCACGGCTACGGTGGAAACCGAGATGGTGTCCCTGGAAAAACTGCAGGCTCAAGGAATTTCCTTCAGTGGCTACAAGAAAAAAATCTTCACCCAGATCGATGCGTGGCCGGTAATAGTTGTAGAGGTTCAGGGTATGAAAGTCGATATGGGCCGAGTTGAAGCCGGTCTGTGACAGGACTTCTTCGTACTGATTCAGGACGTTTTTGGCCGCAAAGGCCACGGCCAACCGGTGGCGCCCGCCTTCAGTTTTTCCGACCAGTTGGTAGTCAAGCTGAATTTCCTTGGGATCCACGGGAAACTGGGCTTTAAGCTGCCAGCGCAGAATGTCACGACCTTCTTCATGGGAGGCAAAGACCGTATCTGTGTCTGTCAGCAGCAGCCTTCCCGATCCTTCAGGCAGAGACAGGGCAATGCGGTCTTCCTGCCCGGCCAGTGGTCCCAGAATCTGTCTGATCTTATTCTGAAAGGCCCTGGGATCGAGGATGTTGGGATCACGCAGGGACGGCTTCAGAATGTCCGCCGGCAAGGGGGAGGTGGCCGATCCCGTCAGCAGGGAACCCTTGGCCTGGCGACGCAGGGCGACGGCGGCGATTTGGCCGGCATGCAGATCCAGTCCGAGATAGGTGCGTCGAATCACGATGGCTCCACCTGTTCGATAAAGGTTACCCGGTTGATTTCCGCCAGACTCGTCAAACCGGCAAAGACTTTTTCCAGTGCCGCTTCCCGCAGGAAGATGGTGCCGGACTCTCTGGCGGCCTTTTTCAGCTGGGTGACCGGGGCTTTCTGGACGATCAGTTCCCGCAGTTCGTCGTTGAGATCGAGCAGTTCGACAATGGCGCTGCGCCCCTTGTAGCCCATGCCGTGACAGTCCTCGCAGCCGGCTCCTTCGTAGAAGGTGAAATCGCCGTACTGCTCAAAACTCAGGCCCG from Desulfuromonas sp. KJ2020 encodes the following:
- a CDS encoding PilN domain-containing protein, with the translated sequence MKPQINLASHSYINRRGLNALYTVLTVLFLLLLILNGRALFSLLARQSQAETHLTEVRETLGYLKKDKNAKQTTSELVAMRQEIAWANAMLRQDSFRWTALLGHLEEVITDSTRIRSIQPQFKDGSLKISGVAKNVTALQDFLDRVVASPHFTDVYLFAQSRVEIKDAGGRTHEALNFSLELKGAF
- the pilM gene encoding type IV pilus biogenesis protein PilM, coding for MIRRTYLGLDLHAGQIAAVALRRQAKGSLLTGSATSPLPADILKPSLRDPNILDPRAFQNKIRQILGPLAGQEDRIALSLPEGSGRLLLTDTDTVFASHEEGRDILRWQLKAQFPVDPKEIQLDYQLVGKTEGGRHRLAVAFAAKNVLNQYEEVLSQTGFNSAHIDFHTLNLYNYYRPRIDLGEDFFLVATEGNSLSLQFFQGHHLGFHRSRDVEPSTETLFQELLRTLVGCAKDFPKASRAAVYLHTNWPNRDELSDAIRSAFGREPILLDPHVDRMGSISALTHPQDLAAAIGAAERMM